The Pleuronectes platessa chromosome 11, fPlePla1.1, whole genome shotgun sequence DNA segment CCCTACCTCTTTCACCTTAACAGAGCAGACTGTAGTAGATAAGATAAAGTCAGGTTACCATGATCGCTTGGCtgtttggttggttgattggttggttggttggctggttgttgattgattgaaaaactACCGAGCCGATTTCCAAGAAACATCTCGTTATTTTTAGGAGATATGGCATTTTTTGACATGTTCAGCAATTTTCTTTGGAATATTATATGGACCCTAATGGAAAAACagggctgatatttatgagtgatGGCAATTTGGTGTTGATACGAATACAAATCTGGataaagtgaatataaatgtggtttcatcaggaTCCTTGACAGGTAAATGTACTATGTGCCGTTCTCTGTTAATCCTGCAATGGTCTCATTTAAAGGATGGAATGAGAATTTAGAAACGTGCAACATTTTAAAATCGGCATATTctgacacaaaacaaacacagtttagTATCTCAAATTACAAACTGAGTCTTGTGAATTTTTCTAAATTGAATCCACTGCGATCTTTTGCTCGAGTCTCAAAAGCAAGAGAAACCGCTTTAAAGCATCTTCTCCTTCTAATGACTTTGTCTTCCTCGTCTGTTCTTCTGCTACTAAAGCCGTGTGAGAGCGTGAATGTTTCGAGTGTGTGATTGATAATGAAAGGGGAGATAAATGTGTGGGTGTGGCGTTTGCATGTTTATTATGTTAATAATGGTGGAAACTGAGAACAGTTCTTACACAGTGAGGGGGAAATTAATGGATTTTTTCCTCATTATTCTCGGTTGGTCGTGGTTTTAATCTCTAGTTTTTCAAAATGTGCAAATGAGGCAGTCAGGTAAATTACTCTCAAAGTTGTACTAACTATTCCCCTCAATTGTAATGTTAACTATTAAGTTGTATTTTTCCAAGATAGAGGCAGTAATATAACCATTGGATATaaatgtccatccatccatcgttGTAAGGTGCATTTGAAATGGCATGTGACCACTTTGCCCGTAAAACAAGTGAACGAAATAACCACCAATAAATCGTTGAACTGAGCGAAGGAATCAGATCAAATTTGTAATTTCCACTTAAGGAGGCTAAGTAGCTAATACTCCAAAAGTAGAAGTTATAGCAGGTCTTGACTTTCCCACTTAACACTTCTTTTCAGATATAAACAACTGACAGGATTTAACAGCTTCCACACACGCTGTTGTGTTCGGTGAACTCTGCTGACATGGAGCACTTTTCTCTGTGTTACCCTCTAGCCTCAGCACTTCTTTACTGTGGGATTTGATCATGACAAAGCACTTTAGCCCATATCTAAAAACAATTAAACCTCTTATTAGTCAATAGAAGAATGATATTCTATAGCTAGACATTTCTAAACCTCCCCACCTCACTCGGAACAAAGAGATCTCCACCGAGCCTCCCAAATATTTATGCTATTAAGCGGCGGCGTCGTGGCCGAGAGGTTGATCTCCAGTTTAACACGACTGAAAATGTTCACCATGcataaagaagaagaggaaggaaaccAACAGATTTGTAATCTCTTGACAGTCGAGCTGAACCTGACACTTTGACGCTTTCCTCTCCCGAGTTTTACATTTGTTATCAGGATTTTTCACGGCTCTCATGCCCGTCCCCTGATTTTGATCGAAGGATTTATTTCTCTGCATGAATAAATATAGCTGGATATGTGCACCCTTTGTGACAGGAAATCTATATAGGACACATCTGCTGGAGAAATCCTCTCACGTCTCTAATTGAGGGAGGACTTGGACTCAGGGAAGTCACGACATCGATACTCCAGAGTGAACTGTGACCTGGTTAGACAGGAAAAAAAGTGTGGCTTTGTTATTCTGGTTTTTCTTCAGACACAAGAGGTTATATGACACCAGCGTGACCCAGGTCTTATCTACTTCCGCTGCTGCTTGATATCTTTGTTCTTAGTTGAAGTATGTCACAGCAGAACTGTCAGGGTAATCCATCATGTGTGCTGTCGAGGTATTTCCAACCCCGACTTGAGATCAgacccccccccatacacacgtTATCTCTGCTGTATGTGTTCAGTGTATCCCAGGAGGTATTTGGTGATTTTGTATTCACATTATATCAATCTGCTTCAGCCTCGTGGAGTGATTTTCCTACATCTCCCAGAATGCCTTTTGACAGCCTCCAGAGAGATTGTGCATTTTCCATGTGTTGGCCCCCTTTGTGTCAAGCAACAGAAAGTCATAGTAGCAGTGATGTTAGGAGTAAGACGGTGAGTTTTTGCTGTCAGGAAAAGCAGACACATTCTGGTCCATGGAGGAAAAAGATTATGAGAAACTGACAAGAAACTTGAGAGCTTAAATCAAGTATTCCCTTGTACATGAAGTTAACTCACAAACTAACCGACTTACTATTCTGCAATATCAATGTAATAATCTCCTTTGTCGATTTTCAATTTGGATGATAATGTGTTTCTACATATTTCATAATCCTGAAACTCCTTATTTTGTTTGGGAGGGAATACTTTAACATCTATACATTGCATGAGGTTATTACTGTAcagtaaatattatattattatataataacaatataaaataatagtACAAGATAACAGTGAAAGTGAAGGGATTTCTTTATTCAACTTTTGGTAAAGGCCCATGATCTACACCAAGGAATCAGCtcctatttttacttttactcacaACTTGAAATCCCTTGTGATGCACTCACTAGTTTGGGTGGAATTGTCCTTTAAAGGAGTAGTTCGCCAAATTGTTCAGAGATATATGCTTAGAAATGATTTTGTCAACAAATAGTCCTACACATAGCATCCTGTAAAATGGAAAATTAGTCTTTACACGAAGAGCTGTGTTTTGGGCATTAAAACGTTGTTGATGTCATAGATAACACACTGAGAACTGCGCTCCGCCGTGGGACATCTAATTGAAATGTGTGCATCTGCCACAGGTTCAATTGCCTTCAAACAGCGACAGAGGCAGCCCGACGTTGGCAGCCACGACTCTGTCTTGTTGATTTGCTGTGGCTCGTGCGGTGGACGGATTAATCGCCCGCGCAGCTTTTTTTTCCCGGGAAACCATCAAAACAATGTCAGCTCAGCGAGATAGAGATGGAACGTCTGCGCGGACAATCTTCTCGCTTGAATCATCCCTCAGCGAACGCGCCACAATCTCCCGCACTTTGTTCAGCGAGCATCTCTCATCTTCAAAACGGTGGGGggtgggatttaaaaaaaaaaaaaggcagctgCCGGGATCCAGGTGAAACAATAGCTCAACGAGGGCTTCTGGGCATGTGTGAATTTAagcagcaacaaacaaacaacgtcGCCTTCTCTTGGTGCATTGGCCTAACCCATTACATTTAAAGAAAGAGTAGAGTCAAGcggttttctcctcctccaaccGGATTGTTCCAGTGCGTTTCCACTCACAGGGGACTCTTAATGGAGTGGGGAATCATTCTGACACATATATGACCCATAAGATCCAAACTAAAAGAAGCTgggataaaaaactaaattgtcTATAGAGCGATttggtttctgtctctttcctgcAGCTCCGTGCTTCGTCCGTCTCTTTCAGATTGATTTGCAGCGAGACGGCGATATACGTctctcgcaggatgtgcggccgcCGACTCTTTAAGGTCCCGTTTCTTTCCCCGTCTTCCTCTTCAAGGCTCCGTTTGTAATCTCACATAGCTGTCAGAGGCAGGAGAGTATAGATTTtcaaagattttatttttccctcccCCGCACACTGCTGTCGAGTAAACGCTTGCCACTTGGTCTAAACACTTTTTTATTTCCGAATCTGCGGCGCTGAAAGAGTCTTTCAAAATTGATGTTTCTTGTATTTAATGATTGGAGCTGCTGTGCAGTGACGCATAAAACGGAATATTTTCCCATGCATCTCCGTCCCTCcaacacagagacaacacaTTCCAAGTGGAAAACTGTTTTtaagttgtatttatttaatgttttgtaACAAAAACCACAAGCGGAAAAATCTCCGAAACCCTTCCATTTGTCCACCACAAGAGACTAATTCAATGATTTTAAATAGGATTAGCATACACGTAAATAAAACATAAGGAGAGTTGAGATGCTATAGCTTCAGGGGAGATAAGCAAACGATAAGGAAAACATTTACATCATGATACATTCATAAGACTTGTCCATGTGCTTACTAAGCTTTTGTTCTCTTATGAGTTCGAGCACCTCACCCCGACTCATGAAGGGCTGACGTCCTATCGACTGTGTAACATCCCAGTCTCTTTATGGAACGTGTTCTCCCGCTCCTGGTCACATGACATGTGCTCTCATGAAGATACTGGTGTCACTGGTTTCCATCATCTCGCCACTGGTGAGGTTGAGACACGTTGATCTCAGGCACTTTCTGAAAACATGAGGTTGTTGACTGACAAACACAGATGTCATGTTCTATAAACAAAATGGAGCCTGTTGTCTATAGACGTACATTCTCTATACACCGCACATCCTTATTTATTTCTTCAAAGGATCAGTTCAGCATTTTGGAAATTTTTCTCTCAACCAACGTTTTGCCTAAAATGTTAAACTTTAATATAAATCTGTGACCAActattggaaaagaaaaaacacagtttcaggGAAATCAATTTTCCACTTCAGCTCAGTTCAAACCGTCACACGACTGGATTTAAAGGTGGGGTAAGGGATTTTCATTCTTTTGCCATTTCTAAATTAAATGGAATCATTCCTCTGCCTTCTGCTACTGAGGGATGAGAGGACAACCTGCCCTCAGATGACGTGCAGCGGCGTCTTTATCTAATTTAGTCACTCTGCTGCAACAGACAGTGAAAGAACATTCTAGAAAGGACTAATATTATTAAATAGAAGTTTAAACTGTCCTTCAGCTTTTTATGAGAGCAGTGGTTCACCTTGAGGTGGCGATTCGGAGGGAACACTGAAGGGAGGGGTGTGTTTGTTATGCTCTTGAGATATAATACAAACCCTAATACCccacttttaatttgtaaaaactgaattatttgTAAAGCTactcaacaaataaaaactgaaataattttGGACACACGTCTTATGCCTTCTTTAGTTCCACTCAAATAAGAGTTTTATTCCTTATTTCCAGTCCTGGGCGATAAAAATGTCAGGTCATACAAATTATTGGAGTGTACGTTTGTAAAACACTGAGGACAAATGACACAGTGTCAGTCCTGTCAATCAAAGTTATGATACATAAGGACAAAATACTAGAAGTTAATCTAACAATGTATGTGAATATGCAAATTTCCCAACATTCACATGTCCGTCGTGCACCACAGAAAAAGAACAACAGAGGATTTGGCCCAGGTCTGGAAATAACTCATCTTAATTTGctcaatgtttttgttgttttaagacAAAAGCAGGGTGGGTTATAAAATTACCAATTATTGACCTCtcatcaataaaaacaatacgACACTGGTATTGAATTACATGTATGTACAACAAGTGAACTCCTTCACAGAGTAGTAATAACCTGAAACGTTTATACATTGTGGAAATAGCCATTTCCTCATGTTTTAAGGCAAACAGTTATTGTGCACGAGTCTAAGAATTAGTGACGCAAAAACTGAGGATCAATGGCTGAGCAATGCAAACTATCTGAAGCTCTCAGGTTCACTAAACTCTGTGTACATCTACGGGTGGACGGTTCAGTGTGTTTAAATTAGTGTTGATAAACTCATGCATCCTGGAATATATGATAGAACTCAATATGTAGTATTACTTTTTTTATCTGAGCCTCCCGAACAGAGGCTTGAACTATATGTTAAATTCATTTTCTCACACACGGATTCATCTCATCTCAGCGGCTGTGATCCTGGAAGACTAAAAGGATGCATTGAAAAATTAAGAATATAAGATAATCAAGCCATTGTGTGTTGTATCTACTTTTCCTCTATTTAATGTCAAGCACAAAGTCAAGTGTGTTAACAGACACATTTTAGCACTTAACACTGACACAATGCCTCCACTCAGTTCCCTTAAGTGTCATGTGAATGTGAGCAAATGTTCAGGTGCTGCAAATGTCTGGAAAAAACACCCTCCAACGTGGTTCTTCCCAAAAATGTACaaacatattattatataatgaaaatcgattatataataatatgtttatttaaatttaaactgaATGTACGGTGTGTTCTACCGAGAGGATCTTTGAGGAGaaataataaacaacaaataatacacttgtgttttttactttctctgCACATCTTCACCTTTAATCCCAATCAGCAATGGATTGAGTCGGTGAGAATGtctgaaaatattttctaaaagtgtccactctctctgtttctgccgTCTTTCATGTCTCCGTCAAGGTCTTTAACGTCTCTCAGTGGCTTCATGCATTTATGTACAAGTCAAACGTGTCCAGATATTCTCGATAATCCAATCTGGAAAAGGAAGAGGAACAGACCAGCGTCCCAAAGTCTGAGTTGCTGAAAGTGATGCAGGGTTGACTCCATATGGTGATCACACAGACTTAgatccagtccatcacatgggaACAAGGGCATCGTCCTTCCTCCTCCCATCCTCATCCCAGTACAGGTGGACATGCTGCAGCTGCAGTAGCTCAGACGAGCTCCAGTCATTGAAGCGCAACAAGAGTTCGAGATCTACAAGGTGGTGTAGATGTAGACAAAGATGATGACTACCAGGTTGAGGATGGTCCCAATGATGCCCAGCATGGCCAAGATGGACTCCTCCTTGCCTTCCTTGTCTTGGATTCCCCTTTCCTCATCACTGTAGACAGTATTTACCATTTTCCCCGGAAAAGTCTGCAGTTTTCGTCTCAGACGAATCTGGAGCGGGCAGataggagagagaaagaaaatccaTGTGTTAGTTACTGGTTAGTATGGTTGTTGCACAGCGGGTGGTGGCGAGCGATAATGTCTATGTTATCTATTGGTGAGATGATTGGAGACGCAGTAAAGTGATTaagaaattgttgttttcttttttaatcttccTGATGTGTGTTTCAAGGAAATAATGAGAAAGTTAATTGACTTACAACTCGGTGGAGAGAGAGCTGCATATTAATGTCCGATTATCAAGAATGAGACCAAATCTGTTTGggaaagaaaattaaatatgTGGGGAAAATTTTCTTATTTGCAGATTTAAGAGTCAGAGCCTGGGAGGGTAAAAAAACAGTGGATGTGTTTTTCCGGAgttttgtgtgtgaaagaaagaaaaggtgatTGACTGGAGAGAGGATCTAAGAGAGTTGTACAATAActaccacaacacacacaccacaactaCTGTACTGCTGCTTTCTGCGTGTTACACTGCTGTCGATACACACCTctgtaaaaatatgttttactcAAGGCTATGTGAAAGATTTTCCATAAAAAATAGATGACTTTGCACCAGTCAATGCTTGTGTTTGAATCCCAAGCAGCTTAAATTGTTTCATTTGTGTGAAATGCAAAACCCAACTGGTCGATTGCAGCAGCTGAGGATTATTatacatataaaacattttgcaTATATTCTATTCACGTGAAGTCAAGTCAGGTTATCTATTTAGTGAGAACTCGCGATAACTGCAGTTATTAGTTTTGCTGATCTTGTCTCGTGCCCCCTGGGCGAGAACATAGAGGCGAGAGCTTctgctgtgtgtgcacgtgaacaCGGCTCCTGGCTttgaggatatcagaggacatttagggtaaaaacatggtgtaagtGACATCATGTTTTGTGGacacacacttcacccacccccctATCAGCATAGCGGTAAGAAGATAATGAGCGAACGCACTTTACAGTCGTTAAAAGCAGAATGATGGATAAAATTGGGAGGATTTGCAATGATTGAATCAAATGTATGCAAGAGAAAAACTGTTAAACACTGAAATCATTTTATAATACTGTCAAAGTTCATAGAGACGGAAAGACGGGTGATGTTTGACTGGATTCTGAATCTgtaaagatatttttttattcctatTGTTTGCAAAAAATTGAAGGCTGAACCATGAACCGCTTTTTGGTCACTAAATAATTTAGGTAGGTGTTATAATACTCACAGCTGTGTTTTCATTGCtccttgtctgtctgttagcaggatATCTCAAAAAGTACAGCAGTGAGGGGTAAGTGCCCGGGAGAAGGAAGaacttttggtgcagatccggattAAAGGAGACTTCCAGTgacctttgtttcttttttgcatTGAGAGCTAAGGCATTTCtgacatttttatgaaatgcGCCCAATATTTATGACAAAGTTAAAGTATCCATAACGTGCTCATATCTATGAACAGGTGGATTTTGTTGCAGATCTGTAGGAATAGGATCTCAAACATGTATATGCAATATGGTGATCAAACGGCCTTGGTGGATGGATGTGCTCTTTGAGTTTCTCATATAACAAACAAGGATACATTTTTAGATGAACAGACATGGTTCTCTCCACAGAGACATTTATTCTGAAAGTTTGGGTGACAACTTGAACACATGAAAGCTACCATTCCatgcttcatttatttttctgataCTATGACTATGTTATTACTATTTTGCTGCAATACACAGAACCTTTACTATCATTGATTCCAGAGTGATATGCTGGACatcatatgtgtatgtgtgtgtgtgtgtgtgtgtgtgtgtgtgtgtgtgtgtgtgtgtgtgtgtgtgtgtgtgtgtgtgtgtgtgtgtgtgtgtgtgttgatctgtgtagCCCGGGGTAGGGCATTAGAAAGTTGCCGTCAAAACACCTCCCTTTTGTAGGTCACTTGTTTTCCCATGCCGACTAGCAACACTAAAGCATGTAAGCTATtgcagattaaataaataaataaacctgaaaTGTTTCTTTTAGTAAAAAGCTTAGATACAAGCTACACTTGACATTTGCATTTACCTCAAGCGAGAGTTAAAAAGAGACGTTACCTGAAGTACACGATGTGCCTCTTTGGCTGATGTACTTTGTGTGGAGAGgacatcaaataataaaaaacattcctgAAATATGTCTCAACACCTTTGTAAGGTAACACATTGTTAGATATGAGCTGGTCCAAGAACCAGAAACAACACGTCATCACTTCTATTTGCTTTCTCTTTACTCTGTGCTGACTTCAAATAAAGTTGCATCTTCAGAAAACTTGCCTTCCTGAACATTTATATTTCCAGATAAAGACAAATCTAACTTCACAGAGTTGTTTACTGCAGCTAACCTTAATACCCACATTATGAAGGCTTATTTACATGCGTACTTTGAGTTAATTCAAGTTTATCAAACCTTTTGGCCAAAGTCCAGATTTTTATATCACCATTGGCGCATTtggccctttttttttaacttactgACCGTGTTATCAGAGGGAAAAGGTCTAGGCCGAAATCATTATATATCAGGAATTAGCTAAGGTACTAAGAAAAACTATTAGGGCACCAAATTCCACGCATTTATAGATTTTAATTCTGTAAATATACCAGTTTTCTTCCATTAAGATTGAttcattattctctgggaaaacagtgaaaatgttgaaaatatccCAATTTTAAAGTAAGTGGAAAGAGTTAATCGAGGATCCGCCCCTGATCCATATCGCCTTCTAATTTTAATGGGATCTTCCTTGACCCTTCCctcatctttccaccaagtatTCAGAAAATGTGTcctttagtttttgtgtaatcttgttcacaaacaaacaatcaaatggAGACTGGTGAAACTATAACCTTCTTGTCGGGTGAATAAGAAAAAGTGATGAACACAACAATTATTCAGTTATATTAGTACATTCTAATTGAGGCCAATGCTGCTGAGGAAATGTCAGATTTAATAAGTCACAATTGAAGCCACTTACATAAGGGCCATCATGGCTTTTGTGTTTATGGATTAACCTATGAGTTGATATAAAGGCCTTTCATACTGTAAAAGTCAAAGGGCTTTTTGCCCGGGCCGGTTTATGAGGCCAGGAGcatcaaaataactgtcctCTCTAAAGGCTAACATCCCACACAGTCACGCTGAATTACAGCGATGTCCAATCATCGACATGCATTGTGCTCTCGACGTACATAAAAACCCCATcaggctgctgctcctcctctgatctgtgACAATGGGCTTCGATTGCCTCTCCTGGGGTTCACCATAAACAGGGCTTTCCTCAACCTGAATGCCGATGTCTGAGCGGCGCTCTGGATGTGCTCTCATGCATGAAGACGCCTGATACACACAAGTCCTCCTtggcaaaagaaaacaaaataaggGGGGAAATTGTGCCTGGGGGTTGTTGGTGcggggtgatgggggggggagTCCAGGGTCTGCCAAAACCTGAGGAGGTGGGGAAACGCTGGAGCGTAGCCGTacgtcacatacacacaaaaagacattcTGTACGTCCTCAAAATCCAACGTCTCCATGTTGAAACCGAGGACGTTCCCCTTCAAGTGACATACCATGCACGTGAACTCCCCGTCAGGACTTCCTCAGTGTGAGATAGCACGATGGGATCAGAGCTGTCTTAGTCCAGGGCAAAGTTGTGGATTATCGTGACACAAGAGATTATCAATCCAGCCAAGATACAGTACAGCTTCCTCCCCTCCACCTCTTATTGACTAGCCATTTGACTCCTTCTAATGTGAAGAGGATTTCGTTATCTCAGCATCGATTCCTCTTGTCACTCAAGACCTCCTTCTCACACTCTTAACTTCTTTCTCCCTCTAGGTGACACACGTAGCGCCTCTGGATCAACAATCCCTCGCTCTGTCCCCGAAA contains these protein-coding regions:
- the LOC128450351 gene encoding protein TUNAR-like, encoding MVNTVYSDEERGIQDKEGKEESILAMLGIIGTILNLVVIIFVYIYTTL